Within Pecten maximus chromosome 15, xPecMax1.1, whole genome shotgun sequence, the genomic segment TTTAGGTCCTCACCAGTTCCCATACTATATCACCATATCTATTAAACACACCACTTTGATATCAAATGTATTGAACTTGTGTCCATGTCCTTttgttatgtaaacaaattattcGTCAAATGAGCTGATACCATCGTCACTGGGCGTCCTGCCCTCATACCCGACACCAAAACTGCACGTTTACTGCCGCGATATCTGACGGATTACATAATAGGTTACCCGGATGTACAGCGGCCAGCGTGTTTGTACGTGTTCAGTAAATGCTGTTGATGTATGCACGTTCCAGTTGGAACTAAGTAAGGCTGACAAATGTATTGTAAATGCACCTCAAGGACAACATATCAACACATCTGTAACCTGGCGATGTCTCGATATTATGTCGTCCATTATGAAAAGGACATGTTTAAGATGTAGCAAACATTTCGATACACACTACTGCAACTATTTCAGATATGTCAGTGTTTTGTAGCACTAATTTGAATCTTTCCATAAAGAATTTCATGTCCTTTGTGGAATCACCTTGTTGTAGTTGCCTACACGATTGGGAAGATTGTATTTTGTAACTAGGGTACAACTAATATGTATAAATCTTAACGTATTAATTAAGGAACGTTGAGTGATGAAACCAACCGCTGTATCTTTTTCTTTATCCCGATATAACTACACCCTCTCCCTTCCTCCGTAACGATTTGGCTTTGTCTTGCAAAATGAATGCATCCATTCCAAGTTATTGATCTTCATAAGCAGGCACTGGTGCATTTCCTGCACGTGGAAATGTCAGAAGTTCACCTTTGTATTGAGAAATTCTACATATAGTTTGCCAGTTTTGCGTACGAGGAAATGCAAACTAATGTTGCTGACCAATTcttagctcaccggttacgagtaacgGTGAGCTAATCCCTGGGTCGGCGTTGGCGTCCAACCTCAAAACTTTcaagtttttggggtaagtttttggaaagcttttaagtccaaaagtatacacctcacgcccttttaatatagtttatacattaattatagGTCTAGGAATGATAATATCAAAAATGTctgcaaaatcatgcagaaaaataCGTGagttttttcacattttaccattttgtcgACTTAACATTTTTGGCACTAAAACCCACTTCTAGGTTTTTCtaatgtacataaaaaatgaatgcatagtgcGTTTGCTGCTGCCGGTAAACTTCCCAATCATTCATTGCACTTGTTTAGAGTGCTGATGAGTAATGTTGAGAAGGACATTgcttatattttaattatgaaattcaCCTGAATCTATCTGAgcgtgttatatacctgtacctgaTCTCGCTAGTTGCTCATTCTTAGCCTTTCCCTGTTAGAACTCTATACCAACCGGTGAAACAGTGATTTTCTCTGTTGATGGTATTCGAGTGTAAATAATCTGTTTGGTCTCTAAACTTTCTCACTGCTAAGATCGACCACTCCAACCCAATAATCTTATAACTAACAAATCTAAAACTAGTAAAACCACGTGGTGGAGGATATTTCCAAAATGTTTTCTATAAAACgatttttttcactttaaaaGTACTTTAGAAATAGACCTTCCATTTTGTAGTTAAATTAATGTTTCCCTACTGAAATATCTATTGAAACCAGTGAGTTATAGCGCAACATGggtaaatttaaatattaagatTTCAAATCAATTCCTTTACTCAAATGCTTTGAAATATGTTTGGGCTTATCGTAAATATTCGCGCACTACGCGAAAACAACATGTTATGTACAAAGCTTCCGGGTGATGTTCTTATTCCAATGCGTCATCCGTCCTAGATATTCGTCTTACTATCAGATAAGTCCTATTCAGAGTGACTAcatgcaaaataaaaaaaaataaaaaggggttaaaacaaaacgaaaacaaGATAATACCCCTTTTCATGTCTtgaacaaacaacaaaatcctcGTGTACCTAACCTTGAACATCTTGTGgaagatttaaaaatatcattgataacATAAATCGGTCGTCTGAGTTATTACATAATTCATTATCAGAACGGGTGATGTGTTGCAGGCAACCCCTGTCTACCACAGGTATGTCTACTGGTTTTCCCACAGGAAATGTTTAGACAATGACTAATACGACCCGGTTTGGTGCTATTTGAATGACGCTCTGGTGCCCGAAAGTTACAAACTGATGCACTTACAGTGATATTCAAGCACGGATAGCGAACATTGATAACTAAAATGCTATCTATTATATAACCTGGCCATGTGCACTCTAAAAGATTAAACGGACACAAGAAAACGTGTTGTAtcaaattgttttctttgagGGTGTATCTTGCTAAATTGTATTTCGCCAAGTTTAAGGTGTTTAATTCGAATCGCTGTTTACACAAGACCGGTACAACTAGCCCTAGCATGGTGattttaaaaacagaaatcGTTTTTTTTCAATGAAGAGTAAAACAACGTGGTAGCCTTAGTATGGAAACTACAAATATTCACTAAACAGAAAATTGtacgaaaaataaaaaatgattttgaattcTGACGCGTAATGCCTTTTCaccaatacaaaaatataattgttaattttttacTTAAATCCTCTGTAACAAACTCGTTAGCCAATATGCAGCATCATCCGACTAAACATcatgatactttttaatttcccagttgttattgtttacatttctgTTTCCCAGCTTGCGGTGTTTACATGTCCGAGTTAATTCGATAATCACAGACGTTTTTCCTTTATTATCACGCTTTCCGTAAGTGATGACGACTATTGACGAAAACATCACTCGGATTCAAATGATGTTTGAAGAAGGTCATGTTAAAGTGTCATGGTTAATACAATCCCATTGTGAAATATTCCTTCCGCAATATGAAGTCGGAGGTATCCATCCTCGTTGATTTACCCGGAGGTTCGGTTGCCATAGCAATAGTATTCATTTTGATGACGTGACCTAGCCTTGAATTTGACGCTTACCCTTTCAGAACGCATGGTCTTAGTTTCGTGGTTTATTTTCCAGGGGTTGCCATATAAATCTGTATTATGGGACAACTCTCTTTGTGTTTTACAATTCAACATAGCTTTTCGTTAAATTGAAAGCTTCACTACCTCCTGTGATATTCGAGTTCCGTTTGGTAATTTTCTCGGATGGATAGAATTTATAGATGTCAGCAGCTCTCATGCGAAACTTTATTCAACGATGGTTGATATTGAGTACAACCAAAGCATGTTCTTTGTAATcgtgaaaaaaacaacaaaaaacaatggCGTGTATAAGCTTTAATCCGTTATATGACTTATAATTCAAATCCTCAATTGAAAATGGAATTAATCTCTTTCTAGATGCCCCGATAGTAAAAATAACCATCAGAATCAATTCGTCGTTTTAATGCATTGTTTCCATTTCACAACATACGATTTAATCGAATATTAAATCGATATCAATCTGTTTATCTATAATTACAACTCTGGGTGTATGTCAAAATGAACTAAATGCAATACAAATCATGCGTAGCTGATAAAAACTCCACCACAAAAGTCTGGAAGGAAAAGCGTAATGGCATAACATCTCAGCACCCAATGAAAAGCgaaatcaagtttttttttctccagtTTTGCCTTATGCTTTGACGCAGGTAAAGTTGCAAGCCAAGGGACTTCCGATATGGTGTTTGTCCTTTACCAACCAGCCGGATTTGGTTAAAAATGCATCTTTGTTTTCGGTCCCCCAGCCAACACCGTAACCAGGGGAGCCATCTTTCGACAGACTTCGAGGAAGACAAGAAACTGAACTGATGGCGTAACCTACTGCTGCCACACTCGCATCACCGACGTTTCCCTTATGGCTGCTATGGACATCGGGATCAGTGATGGATACAACACCGCCATCCTTCAAGACGCGCTTCACTTCTTTCATGACATTAGCTTGGTCCGGCAGATCGTGAAGAAGATCAAACATAATCACCCAATCAAATTTACCGTTCCAGTCGGCGGGCATGGAAGTCGCGTCTTCCTTTAAAAACTTCACGTTTTTGACGCCTTCAGATTTCGCGATGGCATTGGCTTTGGTTATTGCGATTTCGCTGTAGTCAACGCCGTATATGTCTGCGTCTGGGAAACGCTTACTTAATGCTCTAGTCACACAACCTTCACCTGAtcctaaatccaagatggtggTCACTGTCtctgaaataatcaaattatctATGTGTAAAAATGATTGATGTTTTGTGTCCAAAGTgattatttacaaaatgttttattgtttacatAATTATTCAATAAGTATAGACCTAGCGTGCGATCGATTGAAGCATTAAACGTTTTAAATCATCTCCTTAGACTATTTTGATTTTTCAGGGTTAGGGAATAGGCTGTCCATCCTTAACCAACCTTAAATTACAGCGGAAAACTGAAAAAGAATAATGCATACAATGCGTGTATGAATCattgtttttgaaaaatcatattatacaatttgattttaaattttttattttaaatgttgattCACATATACCAAGATTATGTTAGAAACAAAATTTGTGCATGAAAATAAgtctgtcatatatatatgttataagttatatatgatacagtgagcaaataataatgaaaaaaaaacagtaaacaaaaatatgacTACAGACACTGAGTCAGTTTCATTATTGTTAGCACGAGTAAGAATACATTTATTACTAAGGAGACAGTTTCATTAGTGTTAGCACGAGTAAGAATACATTATTACTAAGGAGACAGTTTCATTAGTGTTAGCACGAGTAAGAATACATTATTACTAACGAGACAGTTTCATTAGTGTTAGCACGAGTAAGAATACATTATTACTAACGAGGAAAAACTATACATTTGGCTATTAAGACAAGTGTACTTTATCTGTAGTGAACTCATACATACAGGGGCAATGTTTTTACGTGAAGTCAGAAATAAGTCAAGAATCGGTCATCCATTTCTTTGTCCAAGATTAGGTACCAAATGTGGTTGCAGGAAGTTGGACCATGACAAATAACTTTATGCTTTGGTGATATAACAGTTGAGGATTGCATGACAACCACAGGGCCATCCCTAGAAAACAT encodes:
- the LOC117344083 gene encoding uncharacterized protein LOC117344083 — translated: MDLETYSKNISNFIAGSYITSAITIGRDLGLFNELKRLDKPVSSQQLADACNLKERYVREWLGCMVSTRIVSLDDSDKYFVPEKLKPGLSGTEFAFLFPVLGTLTAKAKNCFKKDGPRGYTLADELPETFDVFEQRMSDTGAVVDQLFTPAAKLTKTVTTILDLGSGEGCVTRALSKRFPDADIYGVDYSEIAITKANAIAKSEGVKNVKFLKEDATSMPADWNGKFDWVIMFDLLHDLPDQANVMKEVKRVLKDGGVVSITDPDVHSSHKGNVGDASVAAVGYAISSVSCLPRSLSKDGSPGYGVGWGTENKDAFLTKSGWLVKDKHHIGSPLACNFTCVKA